The window CAGGTGACGTCCATTCCCCCGTCCGCACGCAATACCACGCCGCCATTGGCAATGGTCGGCACCTCTGTGGCCAGGACGGGGACGATGTTCATCTGCTCATCGTTGGTCACGAGCCCTTCGATGATGCAGGTCTGTACGTCCTCGAGGATGTGTGTGCTGAAGCGGTTCAGGGTGTCGGGCTCCCGATCGTAGCCCACGACCAGGAGGTCGTTGCTGGCGGCGTTGCGTGACGCCGATCGTTCAGCGCACCCCGTGAGCAGGAGGCAGGCGAAAAGGCGAAGGGGGGTGCGGATCACGAGGAGAGGCCGTTCGGGAAGGCGGGACAATGGGCGAACGTTGGCTTGCTCCGCGCTGTGCGGGAAGGGAGACCAAGCCGCCTCCGCGTCGCCAAGGCTGAACGTCTGGCCTGCCAGCTGGCGCCCCGGCGTTTCAGCCTGTACGGCGTTCGCCCTCCGCGGCGACCAGTCGCTGGACCAGGGCCACCGGCAGGGCCCCGTGTGCGAGGAACCGGTCATGAAAGCTGCGCAGGGAGAATGCACGTCCCTCACGGGTCGCCGCCGCCCGGCGTGCCTCATGGACTCCTTGCGTCCCAAACCAGTACATCATGGCGGTCCCAGGGAACATGCTGTTCTTGGTCGCCTCGGCCCGCGCCATCTCCGGCGTCATCCCCACGGTATCGACGTAGAGGTGGATCGCGTCGTCGAAGGAGCGGCGCCCCGTGTGAAACTCCAGGTCCACGAGGGCACGGGCCAGCATCCGCACGCGCGTGTGCTGCTCGGCGACGCGCTCCTCTAGTGTGAGGAACCCGACCTCTTCCATGAGGTCGGTGGCGTAACACGCCCAGCCCTCGGCCATCGTGCCACCCTGGAGCATGGCAATTCGGCTGGCGCAGTCGGCCGCCGCGATGCGCCCGACCCGCGTGGGCGCGCGGTAGGCATACCAGTTCTGGACGTGGTGGCCCAGCGCCCCATGATGAACGACATGGTTGAGCTTGATCGTCGAGTGGTTCCACGCGCGGAGGTGCCGCGCGCGGGAGTCATCGTCCAGGCCGTCGACTGGCGTGACCACGTAGTCGTAGACCGGGTAGGTGTCGAAGGGCGCTGGGGAGCGGTAGTACAGGTAATACAGGGACGGAGCGGCCATCCGCGTCCATTCGGGGATGGGCACGTACTGGATCGGGGCATCCGGCCAGGTGACGAGGTCGTGGGCGTCTGAGGCAGCGCGACAGGCGTCCCAGCATTGGTGGAATGCGGCGAGGTAGTCTTCCGCGGACGGATGGTCCTGCGAGAGTCGCTCTTGCACCTCGGCCAGGGAGCTGGCACCAGCCTCCCGGATGCGCGCCGAGAGGAGCGCCTGATGCTCCGGCAGGGCGCCCAGGACCTCGCGGCGCAGCTCGTCCGCGGATCGGCCGATCCAATGGCCCCGATGAATGCAGGCGTCGAGCAGTTCCTCCCCGGCGGGTCGGGCCACATCGCTGGTGCGCGTGACGTCGTCGAGCGCAGCGGCGGCGGCGTGTACGGCCCCCGCGGCGCCCTGGGCGGCGTCTACCAGTGCCTGGGTGCGATCGTCCGCGAATGCCATCGCCTGACACCACCGCGGGATGCCGTCGGTCAGGAGGCGTTCCATCGCCGCCGCCTCGCGACGTGCGCGGTCCGCCCACGTGGCCGGGACGGGGTGTGCGGCGACGGTGGCCATCGCCCCGGCGAGGAACCGGGGGATGGCACGGAGGCGCTGCAAGAGGAACGAGGCGCGCTGGGTGGGTGGTGCGAAATCTCGGGTCACCAGGCCAACGACCGAGAACGCCGCTTCACCGATAACCAACGATGGATTGCCGCGCGTGAAATGGGGCGAGGCCAGTTCTGCGAGCGTGAGGTCGACGTGGGAGCGAGCGACCGCGCGATCGATCGCCGGCCAGTCTTCCGGCATCAGGTGGCGGTCGAGAGCGTCGGGCTCGCCGAGCGCTTGTCCGACCACCCGCCACCGGTGGATCGCCCGCTCGTGCCCGTCCGGGGACCAATCCGGGAGCCGGTGGTCGTGGGCATGGACGCCGATGAACGTGGCGTCGACCGGGCGTAAGTCGTAGAGCGTCTCGAAAAACGTATCGAGCGCGTCTGGTGAAGGGGACTGCGCGGTGGTCACGCGATCCGGCCCTGGTGGTGCGCTCACTGCGGCAGGGGCAGGGAGACCCATCGTCGCTGCCGGAACGACACCTCGACGGCGTTGATCACTTCCTGCACGCGTGCCCCGTCCATGAAGTCGCCCTCGTTGATTGGGTCTGGCGACTGGATCTCGCCGAGGAACGAGGAGATGAGGTTGGCATAGAAGAGCGTGCGCCAGGCCTCGCGCTTGTGCCCGCCGACCGGGTAATACGCCGCGGGAACCTCGAGCTCCTTGAACTCGACGTCGTCCGGACGCGCGGCCTTGAGCACCTCGCAGACCCCGAATTCCTCCACCAGGCGACAGATCAGCGCGCCGTGGCTTCCGTAGACCCTGGCTTCGATGCCGGGGTAGTTGCCGACGGTGACAAAGGACGTCTGCACGCTGCCTAACGCGCCGTTGGCGAACTCGCCGATGAAGATGTCGCCATCGTCAATGTTCATGCGCATCATCCGCCCGGTCGCGCGCACCATGCGTTCGGGGATGAAGTTGCGCATGGTCCCGACCACCTCGCGGTAGGGGGCGCCCACCGCCCACATCCCAATGTCAATGATCGGCGCGCCATAGCCTTCGAGGGACGACACCTGGATGACGGCGGGATCGGCGTCCGGATCCACCTGGCGGAGGGGGTTCATCGGGTCGAGCCACTGGGAATTCTGCTCGTACCCGTTGAAGATGAACGGCGTGCCGATAAAGCCATCGTCGATGAGCGCCTTCATGTACCGCATGGCCGGCGCGTATCGAAAGGTGAAGCCGAGCTTGGTCTTGAGCCCCTTGGACCTGGCGAACTCGGCCGCCCGAATGGTCTCGCGAAAGTCGTAGGCGACGGGCTTCTCGCAGAGAACGTGTTTCCCTGCGTCCAGGGCCCCCCACGCCAGGTCGAAGTGTGTGGCGGACGGCGTGCAGACGTCGATGAGGTCGATGTCCTCGCGGCGAAAGAGTTCGGTATGATCGGTCGTCACCACCGGAATTCCCATGTCGGTGGCGAGCGCGTCGGCC is drawn from Gemmatimonadota bacterium and contains these coding sequences:
- a CDS encoding Gfo/Idh/MocA family oxidoreductase; the encoded protein is MTYVDPSRKVRVAVLGAGAWARLAHVPGFKRDPRCEVVAICDPQRDLADALATDMGIPVVTTDHTELFRREDIDLIDVCTPSATHFDLAWGALDAGKHVLCEKPVAYDFRETIRAAEFARSKGLKTKLGFTFRYAPAMRYMKALIDDGFIGTPFIFNGYEQNSQWLDPMNPLRQVDPDADPAVIQVSSLEGYGAPIIDIGMWAVGAPYREVVGTMRNFIPERMVRATGRMMRMNIDDGDIFIGEFANGALGSVQTSFVTVGNYPGIEARVYGSHGALICRLVEEFGVCEVLKAARPDDVEFKELEVPAAYYPVGGHKREAWRTLFYANLISSFLGEIQSPDPINEGDFMDGARVQEVINAVEVSFRQRRWVSLPLPQ
- a CDS encoding DUF885 family protein — translated: MSAPPGPDRVTTAQSPSPDALDTFFETLYDLRPVDATFIGVHAHDHRLPDWSPDGHERAIHRWRVVGQALGEPDALDRHLMPEDWPAIDRAVARSHVDLTLAELASPHFTRGNPSLVIGEAAFSVVGLVTRDFAPPTQRASFLLQRLRAIPRFLAGAMATVAAHPVPATWADRARREAAAMERLLTDGIPRWCQAMAFADDRTQALVDAAQGAAGAVHAAAAALDDVTRTSDVARPAGEELLDACIHRGHWIGRSADELRREVLGALPEHQALLSARIREAGASSLAEVQERLSQDHPSAEDYLAAFHQCWDACRAASDAHDLVTWPDAPIQYVPIPEWTRMAAPSLYYLYYRSPAPFDTYPVYDYVVTPVDGLDDDSRARHLRAWNHSTIKLNHVVHHGALGHHVQNWYAYRAPTRVGRIAAADCASRIAMLQGGTMAEGWACYATDLMEEVGFLTLEERVAEQHTRVRMLARALVDLEFHTGRRSFDDAIHLYVDTVGMTPEMARAEATKNSMFPGTAMMYWFGTQGVHEARRAAATREGRAFSLRSFHDRFLAHGALPVALVQRLVAAEGERRTG